A genomic region of Pelodiscus sinensis isolate JC-2024 chromosome 19, ASM4963464v1, whole genome shotgun sequence contains the following coding sequences:
- the NEMP1 gene encoding nuclear envelope integral membrane protein 1 isoform X1 yields the protein MAGGMKPARGWRLLGALLLLLGGAGGKAPVIQLREGQVQNATASQQFCYANPGTPKWHDIWTRMQIRVVSNKMIRVIQVENEEKLKELEEFNVWNFLASFLKEKLNDTYIAVDLYTEKTCLKVELLEQPTTYSVVLFRWFDPKLFVVSFLGLLLFFCGDLLSRSQLFYYSAGISVGMLASLLILIYVMAKVMPKKSPIYFILVGGWSFSLYLIQLVFRNLQEICKSYWQYLLGYVLLVGLASFAVCYRYGPLENERNIHLLTWTLQLLGLLLMYAGIQIRPIALALMAAAVCTKYLEHPVQWLCTVYRKVQKAAGKPSPPRLLTEEEYRLQGEVETRRALEELRGYCSSPDFSAWTVVSRIQSPKRFADFVGGASHLTPNEVSVHEQEYGLGGSFVEDQLFEDDEDDSFEGEGRAHSSMSFNHLGLA from the exons GTGGCAAGGCCCCAGTGATCCAGCTCCGAGAAGGGCAGGTGCAGAACGCGACGGCCTCGCAGCAGTTCTGCTACGCCAACCCAGggaccccgaaatggcacgacaTATGGACCCGCATGCAG ATCCGCGTGGTCAGCAACAAGATGATCCGCGTCATCCAGGTGGAGAACGAGGAGAAGCTGAAGGAGCTGGAGGAATTCAACGTGTGGAACTTCCTCGCCTCCTTCCTGAAAGAGAAGCTGAACGACACCTACATCGCTGTGGACCTTTACACTGAGAAAACCTGCCTGAAAGTCGAGCTCCTGGAGCAACCCACCACCTACAGCGTCGTCCTCTTCCGGT GGTTTGACCCCAAGCTCTTCGTGGTTTCCTTCCTGGGCCTGCTCCTGTTCTTCTGCGGGGATTTGCTTAGCAG GAGCCAGCTCTTCTACTACTCAGCTGGGATAAGCGTCGGCATGCTGGCCTCACTGCTCATCCTCATCTACGTGATGGCCAAGGTGATGCCCAAG AAAAGCCCCATCTACTTCATCCTGGTGGGCGGCTGGTCCTTCTCCCTCTACCTCATCCAGCTGGTTTTCCGAAACTTACAAGAGATCTGCAAGTCGTATTGGCAATATCTCCTGG gctacGTGCTGCTGGTGGGCTTGGCCAGCTTCGCCGTGTGCTACCGGTACGGCCCGCTGGAGAACGAACGCAACATCCACCTGCTCACCtggaccctgcagctcctgggcctGCTGCTCATGTACGCCGGCATCCAGATCCGGCCCATCGCCCTGGCGCTGATGGCGGCCGCCGTCTGCACCAAGTACCTGGAGCACCCTGTGCAGTGGCTCTGCACGGTCTACAG GAAGGTGCAGAAAGCGGCCGGGAAGccgagccccccccgcctgctgaCCGAGGAGGAGTACCGGCTCCAGGGGGAGGTGGAGACGCGCAGAGCTCTGGAGGAGCTGCGTGGCTACTGCTCCAGCCCCGACTTCTCTGCCTGGAcggtggtttcccggatccagTCTCCGAAGAG GTTTGCTGACTTTGTGGGCGGCGCCTCCCATCTCACCCCGAACGAGGTCTCGGTCCACGAGCAGGAGTATGGCCTGGGGGGCTCCTTCGTGGAGGACCAGCTCTTCGAGGACGACGAAGACGACTCCTTCGAGGGGGAGGGGCGCGCCCACTCCTCCATGTCCTTTAACCACCTGGGCTTGGCGTGA
- the NEMP1 gene encoding nuclear envelope integral membrane protein 1 isoform X2, giving the protein MQIRVVSNKMIRVIQVENEEKLKELEEFNVWNFLASFLKEKLNDTYIAVDLYTEKTCLKVELLEQPTTYSVVLFRWFDPKLFVVSFLGLLLFFCGDLLSRSQLFYYSAGISVGMLASLLILIYVMAKVMPKKSPIYFILVGGWSFSLYLIQLVFRNLQEICKSYWQYLLGYVLLVGLASFAVCYRYGPLENERNIHLLTWTLQLLGLLLMYAGIQIRPIALALMAAAVCTKYLEHPVQWLCTVYRKVQKAAGKPSPPRLLTEEEYRLQGEVETRRALEELRGYCSSPDFSAWTVVSRIQSPKRFADFVGGASHLTPNEVSVHEQEYGLGGSFVEDQLFEDDEDDSFEGEGRAHSSMSFNHLGLA; this is encoded by the exons ATGCAG ATCCGCGTGGTCAGCAACAAGATGATCCGCGTCATCCAGGTGGAGAACGAGGAGAAGCTGAAGGAGCTGGAGGAATTCAACGTGTGGAACTTCCTCGCCTCCTTCCTGAAAGAGAAGCTGAACGACACCTACATCGCTGTGGACCTTTACACTGAGAAAACCTGCCTGAAAGTCGAGCTCCTGGAGCAACCCACCACCTACAGCGTCGTCCTCTTCCGGT GGTTTGACCCCAAGCTCTTCGTGGTTTCCTTCCTGGGCCTGCTCCTGTTCTTCTGCGGGGATTTGCTTAGCAG GAGCCAGCTCTTCTACTACTCAGCTGGGATAAGCGTCGGCATGCTGGCCTCACTGCTCATCCTCATCTACGTGATGGCCAAGGTGATGCCCAAG AAAAGCCCCATCTACTTCATCCTGGTGGGCGGCTGGTCCTTCTCCCTCTACCTCATCCAGCTGGTTTTCCGAAACTTACAAGAGATCTGCAAGTCGTATTGGCAATATCTCCTGG gctacGTGCTGCTGGTGGGCTTGGCCAGCTTCGCCGTGTGCTACCGGTACGGCCCGCTGGAGAACGAACGCAACATCCACCTGCTCACCtggaccctgcagctcctgggcctGCTGCTCATGTACGCCGGCATCCAGATCCGGCCCATCGCCCTGGCGCTGATGGCGGCCGCCGTCTGCACCAAGTACCTGGAGCACCCTGTGCAGTGGCTCTGCACGGTCTACAG GAAGGTGCAGAAAGCGGCCGGGAAGccgagccccccccgcctgctgaCCGAGGAGGAGTACCGGCTCCAGGGGGAGGTGGAGACGCGCAGAGCTCTGGAGGAGCTGCGTGGCTACTGCTCCAGCCCCGACTTCTCTGCCTGGAcggtggtttcccggatccagTCTCCGAAGAG GTTTGCTGACTTTGTGGGCGGCGCCTCCCATCTCACCCCGAACGAGGTCTCGGTCCACGAGCAGGAGTATGGCCTGGGGGGCTCCTTCGTGGAGGACCAGCTCTTCGAGGACGACGAAGACGACTCCTTCGAGGGGGAGGGGCGCGCCCACTCCTCCATGTCCTTTAACCACCTGGGCTTGGCGTGA
- the MYO1A gene encoding LOW QUALITY PROTEIN: unconventional myosin-Ia (The sequence of the model RefSeq protein was modified relative to this genomic sequence to represent the inferred CDS: deleted 1 base in 1 codon) — protein sequence MEANPSLLDTVGVGDLVLLDPLSEESLLQNLKERFQHQEIYTYIGNVVISVNPYAPLPIYSPQVVEEYRNCNFFAVKPHIYAIADDAYRSLRDGDRDQCVLITGESGAGKTEASKQVMSYVAAVCGKGEQVNQVKEQLLKSNPVLEAFGNAKTIRNDNSSRFGKYMDVEFDFKGEPLGGVITNYLLEKSRVVRPVRGERNFHIFYQLLAGGSDQLLRELKLERDCKRYGYLGREDPRLPGVDDAANFRAIQAAMRVIGFSAAEERALLEVTAVVLKLGNVQLGGQFQASGMESCGLQDTRAVQEICQLIGLEDSVLERALCFRTVEAKREKVVTALSIAQGCYGRDALAKNIYGRLFDWLVNRINQSIKVNSSEQKKVMGVLDIYGFEIFKDNSFEQFVINYCNEKLQQGFILLTLKEEQEEYVREGIQWTPVDFFDNSIICNLIEDSARGFLALLDEECLRPGPVTDQTVLAKLNQRFAQHEHYESRETQSARRIMDASLPSTCFRIHHYAGKVTYNVSEFVEKNNDLLFRDLSQAMWKAQHPLLRSLFPEGDPQKASLRRPPTAGSQFKASVTTLMKNLYAKNPNYIRCIKPNDNKVPGEFTDVLVQMQVRYLGLLENVRVRRAGYAYRQAYDPCLQRYKMLCKQTWPHWKGGARAGVEALLASLPVPPTELAYGHTKIFIRTPRTLFDLEDRRRQRISELAALIQAAYRGWRCRTQYQLMRKSQIVISAWFRGHAQKNRYVQMKRSALLIQAYARGWKSRRLLRELKHDRRCHQASATISAYWKGYKSRRLLRELKQERRCHQASATISAYWKGYKSRRLLRELKQERRCHQASATISAYWKGYKTRKEYKKYFRSGASIRLANFIYRRLLQKFFVGLRTGLPPLAVSDRSWPAAPYKFLANTNEELKKIFYCWKCKKYRDQLTPQRKAQLQDKLCASELFKGKKTLYAKSIQQPFQGEYLGLQKNPKYKALQAAAKGKLVLADTVQKVNRANGKMVPRLLLLTKEHVILADPKAAQPKTVVSLSDIRSVSVTRFSDGFFVLHLSEISTVGTKGDFLLVSDHLIELVTKLHQTMLESTAKALDLKVADEFSTQLNKSSVAIRVVETTKKEGAAPVCKKKGSQRMEVLVH from the exons ATGGAAGCCAACCCCTCCCTGCTGGACACCGTCGGGGTGGGGGACCTGGTGCTGCTGGACCCCCTGTCGGAGGAGTCGCTGCTGCAGAACCTCAAGGAGCGGTTCCAGCACCAGGAGATCTAC ACGTACATCGGGAACGTGGTGATCTCCGTGAACCCCTACGCCCCCCTGCCCATCTACTCCCCGCAGGTGGTGGAGGAGTACCGCAACTGCAACTTCTTCGCCGTCAAGCCGCACAT CTACGCGATTGCGGACGATGCCTACCGCTCCCTGCGGGACGGCGACAGGGACCAGTGCGTCCTGATCACGGGCGAGAGCGGCGCCGGCAAGACGG AGGCCAGCAAGCAGGTGATGTCCTACGTGGCGGCCGTGTGCGGGAAGGGGGAGCAAGTGAACCAGGTGAAGGAGCAGCTGCTGAAATCC AACCCGGTGCTGGAAG CCTTCGGCAACGCCAAGACCATCCGCAATGACAACTCCTCCAGATTC ggCAAGTACATGGACGTGGAGTTTGACTTCAAGGGCGAACCCCTGGGCGGCGTCATCACCAACT ACCTGCTGGAGAAGTCCCGCGTGGTGAGACCCGTCCGAGGGGAGAGGAATTTCCACATCTTCTACCAGCTCCTGGCCGGGGGATCCGACCAGCTCCTGA GAGAGCTGAAGCTGGAGCGGGACTGCAAGCGCTACGGCTACCTCGGCCGGGAGGACCCCAGGCTGCCGGGGGTGGACGACGCGGCCAACTTCCGAGCCATCCAG GCCGCCATGCGTGTCATCGGGTTCTCGGCGGCCGAGGAGCGGGCGCTGCTGGAGGTGACGGCCGTCGTGCTCAAGCTGGGCAACGTGCAGCTGGGCGGCCAGTTCCAGGCCAGCGGGATGGAGTCCTGCGGCCTGCAGGACACCCGAG CGGTGCAGGAGATCTGCCagctgattggcctggaggaCAGCGTCCTGGAGCGGGCCCTGTGTTTCCGCACCGTGGAGGCCaagagggagaaggtggtgacgGCCCTGAGCATCGCCCAG GGCTGCTACGGGCGGGACGCCCTGGCGAAGAACATCTACGGCCGCCTCTTCGACTGGCTGGTGAACCGCATCAACCAGAGCATCAAG GTCAACTCCAGCGAGCAGAAGAAAGTGATGGGAGTTCTGGACATTTACGGCTTCGAGATTTTCAAG gACAACAGCTTCGAGCAGTTCGTCATCAACTACTGCAACGAGAAGCTGCAACAGGGCTTCATCCTGCTGACGctgaaggaggagcaggaggaatacGTGCGGGAG GGCATCCAGTGGACACCGGTGGACTTCTTCGACAACAGCATCATCTGCAACCTGATCGAGGAC AGCGCGAGGGGGTTCCTGGCGCTGCTGGACGAGGAATGCCTGCGCCCCGGCCCGGTGACCGACCAGACCGTCCTGGCCAAGCTCAACCAGCGCTTCGCCCAGCACGAGCACTACGAGAGCCGGGAGACCCAGAGCGCCCGGCGCATCATGGAcgccagcctgcccagcaccTGCTTCCGCATCCACCACTACGCCGGCAAG GTGACCTACAACGTGTCGGAGTTCGTGGAGAAGAACAACGACTTGCTGTTCCGCGACCTCTCGCAGGCCATGTGGAAAGCTCAGCACCCATTGCTGCGCTCCCTCTTTCCCGAAGGGGACCCCCAAAAAGCCTCCCTCCGGCGCCCCCCCACCGCCGGCTCCCAGTTCAAGGCCTCCGTTACGACCCTCATGAAGAACCTGTACGCCAAGAACCCCAACTACATCAG GTGCATCAAGCCCAACGACAACAAGGTGCCGGGTGAGTTCACGGACGTGCTGGTCCAGATGCAGGTCCGGTACCTGGGGCTGCTGGAGAACGTGCGGGTGCGGCGGGCCGGCTACGCCTACCGGCAGGCCTACGACCCCTGCCTGCAGCGATACAAGATGCTGTGCAAACAGACCTGGCCCCATTGGAAGGGGGGTGCCAG GGCGGGTGTCGAggccctgctggccagcttgccCGTGCCCCCGACGGAGCTGGCCTACGGGCACACCAAGATCTTCATCCGCACCCCGCGCACT ctcttCGACCTGGAGGACCGGCGCCGGCAGCGCATCTCTGAACTGGCCGCCCTGATCCAGGCGGCCTATCGCGGCTGGCGGTGCCGCACCCAGTACCAGCTGATGCGCAAGAGCCAGATTGTGATCTCGGCCTGGTTCCGGGGACACGCG CAAAAGAATCGCTATGTGCAGATGAAGAGGTCGGCGCTACTGATCCAGGCTTACGCCCGGGGGTGGAAG TCTCGCCGGCTTCTGCGGGAGCTGAAACATGATAGACGCTGCCATCAGGCCTCGGCTACCATTTCCGCCTACTGGAAAGGGTACAAG TCTCGCCGGCTTCTGCGGGAGCTGAAGCAGGAGAGACGCTGCCATCAGGCCTCGGCTACCATTTCCGCCTACTGGAAAGGGTACAAG TCTCGCCGGCTTCTGCGGGAGCTGAAGCAGGAGAGACGCTGCCATCAGGCCTCGGCTACCATTTCCGCCTACTGGAAAGGGTACAAG ACGCGGAAGGAATACAAGAAATATTTCCGCTCCGGGGCATCCATCCGGCTGGCCAATTTCATCTACCGGAGACTG TTGCAGAAGTTTTTTGTGGGGCTGAGGACCGGCCTGCCCCCCCTGGCAGTGTCTGACCGCAGCTGGCCTGCCGCTCCCTACAAGTTCCTGGCAAACACCAACGAGGAGCTGAAGAAAATATTCTACTGCTGGAAG TGTAAGAAGTACCGGGACCAGCTGACGCCGCAGCGGAAGGCCCAGCTGCAGGACAAGCTGTGTGCCAGCGAGCTCTTCAAAGGCAAGAAGACCCTGTATGCCAAGAG CATCCAGCAGCCGTTCCAGGGCGAATACCTGGGGCTCCAGAAGAACCCCAAGTACAAGGCACTCCAGGCCGCGGCCAAGGGCAAACTGGTCCTGGCCGACACCGTGCAGAAAGTCAACCGGGCCAACGGCAAG ATGGTTCCTCGACTGCTCCTGCTCACCAAGGAGCACGTCATCCTGGCCGACCCCAAGGCCGCCCAGCCCAAGACGGTCGTGAGCCTGAGCGACATCCGGAGCGTCTCGGTCACCCGCTTCTCCGACGGCTTCTTCGTCTTGCACCTCAGCGAG ATCTCCACGGTGGGAACCAAGGGGGACTTCCTCCTCGTCAGCGACCACCTCATCGAACTCGTTACCAAGCTCCACCAGACGATGCTGGAGAGCACCGCCAAGGCGCTCGACCTGAAAGTGGCTGACGA gTTCTCCACGCAGCTCAACAAGAGCAGCGTCGCCATCCGCGTGGTGGAGACGACCAAGAAGGAAGGGGCGGCGCCCGTGTGCAAGAAGAAAGGCAGCCAGCGCATGGAGGTTCTGGTCCACTGA